From Raphanus sativus cultivar WK10039 unplaced genomic scaffold, ASM80110v3 Scaffold1234, whole genome shotgun sequence, one genomic window encodes:
- the LOC108859453 gene encoding uncharacterized protein LOC108859453, with the protein MDFLKVRKFRKSRKTNLEKEQEQARSENNASVVTASGKADEVEDEEEDDDFITNEVKRRIKELRRNSFMVLIPEEDEEGEQEEEEEESYLGEDEGEDKCSSVWRDVVAEGLQWWGGFDAVYEKYCERMLFFDRLTSHQLKEIVAPSPSTPSPRSASKKLSSLPFRCLSLKKMDVPDEEEEEEGIEHLQQTESDPCKDLETAYVAQLCLTWEALHCQYTQLSHLISCQPDTLTCYNHTAQQFQQFLVLLQRYIENEPFEEHGSRAELYARARNAMPKLLQAPKIQGSDKEKDTDYMVLADDLIRIIESSILTFNVFLKMDKKKPNGIIHMFGNNNNHISSTTPLQLVQSSIEKKRVKAKELSKKTKGLRKKAWPQTWEGVQLLFAAIDIKLATRVLRMGRISKEQLLWCEEKMKKLSFSGGKLQRHPSPLLFPC; encoded by the exons GAAGTCGAGGAAGACAAACCTAGAAAAAGAGCAAGAACAAGCAAGGAGTGAGAACAATGCATCTGTTGTGACAGCTTCAGGAAAAGCAGATGAGGTAGAagacgaggaagaagacgatgatTTCATCACCAATGAGGTTAAGAGAAGGATTAAGGAGCTAAGGAGAAACAGTTTCATGGTCTTGATAcctgaagaagacgaagaaggagagcaagaagaggaggaagaagagtcTTATCTAGGTGAAGACGAAGGAGAAGACAAATGTTCAAGTGTCTGGAGAGACGTGGTCGCTGAAGGACTTCAATGGTGGGGTGGTTTCGATGCTGTCTACGAAAAGTATTGCGAGCGTATGCTCTTCTTCGATCGCTTAACCTCTCACCAGCTCAAAGAGATTGTTGCTCCGAGTCCTTCAACTCCATCGCCAAGATCCGCATCCAAGAAGCTCTCATCGCTGCCTTTTCGATGTCTTTCTCTGAAGAAAATGGACGTTcctgatgaggaggaggaggaagaaggtATAGAGCATTTGCAGCAGACGGAGTCTGACCCTTGTAAAGATCTCGAGACAGCTTACGTCGCTCAGCTCTGCCTCACTTGGGAGGCGCTTCACTGTCAGTACACTCAGCTGAGCCACTTGATCTCATGCCAACCCGACACCCTGACTTGCTACAACCACACTGCGCAGCAGTTTCAGCAGTTCCTGGTCTTGCTGCAGAGGTATATAGAGAATGAACCGTTTGAGGAGCATGGCTCTAGAGCTGAGCTTTATGCTCGTGCTAGAAACGCAATGCCTAAGCTTCTTCAAGCTCCCAAGATTCAAG GGTCAGATAAGGAGAAAGATACAGACTACATGGTCCTAGCTGATGATCTCATCAGAATCATCGAGAGCTCCATCCTTACTTTCAACGTTTTCTTGAAAATGGATAAGAAGAAACCAAATGGGATCATTCACATGTTTGGGAACAACAATAACCATATCAGTTCTACAACACCTTTGCAACTTGTTCAGTCATCTATTGAAAAG AAGAGGGTGAAAGCAAAAGAGCTTTCTAAGAAAACAAAAGGGTTGAGAAAGAAAGCTTGGCCACAAACATGGGAAGGTGTTCAGCTCTTGTTTGCAGCCATTGACATCAAACTAGCAACAAGGGTTCTTAGAATGGGGAGAATCAGTAAAGAGCAGCTTCTATGGTGTGAAGAGAAGATGAAAAAACTCAGCTTCTCTGGTGGGAAGCTTCAAAGACACCCATCTCCACTTCTTTTCCCTTgttga
- the LOC108859963 gene encoding probable mitochondrial adenine nucleotide transporter BTL1 has protein sequence MTMVVPKEGFVVMTKESISSSPSESPLRLQPQFPDLTIPVKDFFKSREAREFLSGALAGAMTKAVLAPLETIRTRMIVGVGSKTIPGSFLEIVQKQGWVGLWAGNEINMIRIVPTQAIELSTFECVKRVMTSAQEKLKKIDKATKIEVCGFSFSPPSISWISPVAVAGAAAGIASTLVCHPLEVIKDRLTVSPEIYPSLSLAVPRILRDDGIRGFYAGLGPTLVGMLPYSTCYYFMYDTMKTTYCKSKNKKALNRPEMLVLGALAGLTASTISFPLEVARKRLMVGALKGECPPNMAAAIAEVVKERGVMGLYRGWGASCLKVMPSSGITWVFYEAWKDILLSSNTTRPLL, from the exons ATGACAATGGTTGTTCCAAAAGAAGGGTTCGTGGTAATGACAAAGGAATCTATTTCTTCATCTCCATCAGAGTCTCCTCTCCGTCTCCAGCCTCAGTTTCCTGACTTGACTATTCCTGTTAAA GATTTCTTCAAGTCCAGGGAAGCTCGTGAGTTTCTTAGTGGGGCTTTAGCTGGAGCTATGACCAAAGCTGTTCTTGCTCCCCTTGAGACAATAAG GACGAGGATGATTGTTGGCGTTGGATCAAAGACCATCCCAGGCAGCTTTCTTGAAATAGTACAGAAGCAAGGATGGGTAGGTCTTTGGGCTGGCAACGAGATCAACATGATACGTATCGTTCCGACGCAAGCCATCGAGCTGAGCACGTTCGAGTGTGTAAAGCGTGTGATGACTTCGGCGCaagagaagctgaagaagattGACAAGGCAACAAAGATCGAAGTTTGTGGTTTTAGTTTCAGTCCACCGTCTATATCTTGGATCTCTCCCGTTGCTGTGGCTGGTGCAGCTGCTGGTATCGCCAGTACACTCGTTTGCCACCCTCTGGAAGTCATCAAGGATAGATTGACCGTGAGTCCTGAGATCTATCCGAGCCTAAGCCTCGCGGTACCGAGGATCTTGAGAGACGATGGGATCCGTGGCTTCTACGCGGGTTTAGGACCAACGCTTGTAGGGATGCTTCCTTACAGCACGTGTTATTACTTCATGTACGACACGATGAAGACCACTTACTGCAAGTCCAAGAACAAGAAGGCTTTAAACCGTCCGGAGATGCTTGTTCTCGGAGCTCTAGCGGGTCTAACGGCAAGCACCATTAGCTTCCCGTTGGAAGTGGCGCGGAAGCGGTTGATGGTGGGAGCTCTGAAAGGGGAATGTCCACCGAACATGGCGGCGGCGATAGCAGAAGTAGTGAAGGAAAGAGGAGTGATGGGACTGTACAGAGGATGGGGAGCAAGCTGTTTGAAAGTTATGCCGTCTTCAGGTATCACTTGGGTCTTCTATGAAGCTTGGAAAGATATTTTGCTCTCCTCCAACACCACCAGACCACTACTATAA